A window of Gasterosteus aculeatus chromosome 9, fGasAcu3.hap1.1, whole genome shotgun sequence contains these coding sequences:
- the LOC120825754 gene encoding CMRF35-like molecule 8 isoform X1 yields MTISLKVIMYLMAAGVGLSSVRGHKGGRENVTDLNDTTTLAENYSLGRNGHFECHYPDSHESNDKFLCKGSSLLNCNWWINATEQEKDVHKGKFHIRDNRRKKYFYVDIGSLSRDDSGTYWCGSSSTAAHVYTKFLLSVTERTEHRHTTRRPDPDPPAVQTTESFKGRDVLHPDPTAVGLVCLELLLIVVLVVILCKHRHTRRQGGSSEQRRNDEHDTEDDPGDHQYEEIRMLGQQTRPADAPLSVYATVNRPADELHYASVTFQQHRAVVPAEEGGGGGGGRPFAC; encoded by the exons ATGACGATATCATTGAAAGTCATCATGTACTTAATGGCAG CTGGTGTGGGACTCTCCTCCGTTAGAGGACACAAAGGAGGACGTGAGAACGTAACCG ACTTGAATGATACTACAACGTTGGCAGAAAACTACAGCCTTGGACGGAATGGCCATTTTGAATGCCACTATCCAGACAGCCATGAGAGCAATGATAAATTCCTGTGCAAGGGGAGCAGTCTTCTCAACTGTAATTGGTGGATAAATGCCACCGAGCAGGAGAAAGATGTGCATAAAGGCAAGTTTCACATAAGGGACAACAGAAGGAAGAAGTACTTCTACGTGGACATCGGCAGTCTGAGCAGAGACGACTCTGGGACCTACTGGTGTGGCTCCAGCAGCACAGCGGCGCATGTGTACACCAAATTCCTCCTCTCTGTTACTGAGCGCA CTGAACACCGACACACAACCAGAAGACCTGATCCAGATCCTCCGGCTGTGCAGACAACAGAATCCTTTAAAGGCCGTGACGTTCTCCATCCAG ATCCGACTGCCGTTGGGTTAGTGTGTCTGGAGCTGTTACTGATAGTTGTACTCGTAGTTATACtttgcaaacacagacacaccagacGACAAG GCGGATCATCTGAGCAGAGGAGAAACGATGAACATgacacagag gacgATCCCGGAGATCACCAGTACGAGGAGATACGGATGCTGGGCCAGCAGACACGGCCAGCAGACGCACCGCTGTCTGTTTATGCAACCGTCAACCGTCCCGCAGACGAGCTCCACTACGCCAGTGTCACCTTCCAGCAGCACCGTGCCGTTGTcccagcagaggagggggggggggggggggggggacggcctTTCGCCTGTTGA
- the LOC120825754 gene encoding uncharacterized protein LOC120825754 isoform X2, which yields MTISLKVIMYLMAAGVGLSSVRGHKGGRENVTDLNDTTTLAENYSLGRNGHFECHYPDSHESNDKFLCKGSSLLNCNWWINATEQEKDVHKGKFHIRDNRRKKYFYVDIGSLSRDDSGTYWCGSSSTAAHVYTKFLLSVTERTEHRHTTRRPDPDPPAVQTTESFKGRDVLHPGGSSEQRRNDEHDTEDDPGDHQYEEIRMLGQQTRPADAPLSVYATVNRPADELHYASVTFQQHRAVVPAEEGGGGGGGRPFAC from the exons ATGACGATATCATTGAAAGTCATCATGTACTTAATGGCAG CTGGTGTGGGACTCTCCTCCGTTAGAGGACACAAAGGAGGACGTGAGAACGTAACCG ACTTGAATGATACTACAACGTTGGCAGAAAACTACAGCCTTGGACGGAATGGCCATTTTGAATGCCACTATCCAGACAGCCATGAGAGCAATGATAAATTCCTGTGCAAGGGGAGCAGTCTTCTCAACTGTAATTGGTGGATAAATGCCACCGAGCAGGAGAAAGATGTGCATAAAGGCAAGTTTCACATAAGGGACAACAGAAGGAAGAAGTACTTCTACGTGGACATCGGCAGTCTGAGCAGAGACGACTCTGGGACCTACTGGTGTGGCTCCAGCAGCACAGCGGCGCATGTGTACACCAAATTCCTCCTCTCTGTTACTGAGCGCA CTGAACACCGACACACAACCAGAAGACCTGATCCAGATCCTCCGGCTGTGCAGACAACAGAATCCTTTAAAGGCCGTGACGTTCTCCATCCAG GCGGATCATCTGAGCAGAGGAGAAACGATGAACATgacacagag gacgATCCCGGAGATCACCAGTACGAGGAGATACGGATGCTGGGCCAGCAGACACGGCCAGCAGACGCACCGCTGTCTGTTTATGCAACCGTCAACCGTCCCGCAGACGAGCTCCACTACGCCAGTGTCACCTTCCAGCAGCACCGTGCCGTTGTcccagcagaggagggggggggggggggggggggacggcctTTCGCCTGTTGA